The proteins below are encoded in one region of Phaeodactylum tricornutum CCAP 1055/1 chromosome 3, complete sequence:
- a CDS encoding predicted protein, which translates to MYDLIQQRVSSDLEDVDVETTQSWAPTTSPDDCAFEDGAFQREKIPKSRSDPITSSHRPRGCRNTLTSVRLGPTLRWLPSPTPSFKSTKVPSFPSSKKFWMVTCCPFFLLLNKYIQVYGPVFNLSFGPKSFLIVSDPVMARHVLRQTSPEKNCKGMLAEILDPIMGKGLIPANPATWKVRHQAIVPLFHKQWLNWMITIFTERAEILANDLQPKSTKGQVIDMEERFCSVKLDSIGKAVFNYDFGSVTGESPIIKAVQTESNYSFL; encoded by the exons ATGTACGACTTGATACAACAACGCGTCTCGTCCGACctggaagacgtcgacgtGGAAACGACGCAATCTTGGGCTCCAACAACATCCCCCGACGACTGCGCATTCGAGGACGGGGCATTCCAACGCGAAAAGATCCC CAAATCTCGGAGCGATCCGATTACCTCGTCCCATCGGCCTCGTGGATGTCGCAATACCTTGACAAGCGTCAGGCTGGGACCGACACTCCGATGGCTGCCATCCCCAACGCCGTCATTTAAAAGTACTAAGGTCCCTTCTTTCCCTTCATCAAAGAAGTTCTGGATGGTGACCTGTTGTCCCTTCTTTTTACTCCTCAACAAGTACATTCAAGTCTACGGACCTGTTTTTAACCTCTCCTTCGGGCCCAAGTCGTTTCTGATTGTTTCCGATCCCGTCATGGCACGTCACGTCCTGCGTCAAACAAGCCCCGAAAAAAACTGTAAAGGGATGCTGGCAGAAATTCTGGATCCCATCATGGGCAAAGGCCTCATTCCCGCCAATCCAGCCACCTGGAAAGTCCGTCACCAGGCGATTGTCCCTTTGTTCCACAAGCAATGGTTGAATTGGATGATTACCATCTTTACTGAACGCGCCGAAATTCTTGCCAATGATTTACAACCCAAATCAACCAAGGGGCAGGTCATTGACATGGAAGAACGTTTTTGCAGCGTCAAACTCGACAGTATTGGCAAAGCCGTCTTCAACTAcgactttggttccgtcACGGGCGAATCGCCAATTATCAAGGCCGTCCAAACAGAATCAAACTACTCCTTCTTGTAA
- a CDS encoding predicted protein yields MAPATWQMTGGAVYAHLLDNVLLLPQGHPIRLSFAQQGYESADDLLCIFENELETLEYIPLAPADGPETTAPIICHFLRWQASLERQKGTPLKNSELAALNNEDFVLYRRSALGQVSSTVAPIVTNPNAAIPTAKTRPAVEDFKHDRYWDNFYRSFVVTAVSHNVEKVLDPSYLPTDPLEKSLFEEQNKFVYSALEHTLQTDMGKNIVREHSFDFNAQEVFRKVVKHYTESASAKISSSTTLGYLTTAKYSSSWTGTAEGFILHWKNHLRIYNDTVPTGEQLPQQLCLSLLENAVHDIPELRQVKITATLDLAKGGSPISYDGYLSLLLASASLYDNGNNLSNARGNKNKHHVYSTDLVYHPTDFDNDLDVLQANTHSHGSSETADTFHDCAPETELLAHLTDRVSRMNDGDIRKVLAASRDNVSPQPGARPKSMQSNMLRYQVSRHNVNGTTAALVDRGANGELAGADIMVLNKTGRSANITGINDHTLSDLDIVTAAGCVESHTGPIIVIMHQYAYLGTGKTIHSSAQLEHFHNNVEDHSRTVGGDQRIVTLDDYIIPLHIRQGLPYMDMRCPTDAEFTSLPHVILTSDVDWDPSVLDNEIDLATDWYDTVQDLPQLPYVEPRFDHMGKYLHRHISLCDTRHHAVDCILQCQQHEIQRNDHDYETLRPCLGWVSADTVRKTIQATTQYAREVYHAPLRKHYQSRFPALNVHRRNKPVATNTIWSDTPAVDSGAKFAQLFVGRRSLVTDVYPMKTEKEFVNALEDHIRFRGAMDKLISDRAQVEISKKVMDITRAYNIDQWQSEPHHQHQNFAERRIATIEANTNNILNHTGAPDSTWLLCVTYVCYVFNHLAHESLHNRTPLEVLTGSTPDISVLLQFHFWEPVYYRLEDATFPSDGTEQTGRFVGIADSVGDALTYKILNDTSNRILYRSSVRSANLPGETNLRLTSRDGENGPKPINFIKSRRTENLNSYDLKELPGFTPDDVSH; encoded by the exons ATGGCACCTGCCACTTGGCAAATGACGGGCGGAGCGGTCTATGCGCACCTTTTGGATAACGtgcttcttcttccccaagGGCACCCTATTCGTCTCAGTTTTGCACAACAAGGATACGAATCGGCCGATGACCTCCTATGTATTTTTGAGAATGAACTTGAAACTCTTGAATACATTCCTCTTGCCCCTGCTGACGGCCCCGAAACTACGGCACCG ATCATCTGTCATTTCCTCCGGTGGCAAGCGTCCCTTGAGCGTCAAAAGGGAACTCCTTTGAAGAACTCCGAGCTTGCAGCCCTGAAcaacgaagactttgtcCTGTACCGCCGATCCGCTCTCGGCCAGGTCTCTTCGACTGTTGCTCCAATAGTCACAAACCCCAATGCTGCAATCCCCACCGCTAAAACTCGACCTGCTGTGGAAGATTTCAAGC ACGACAGGTACTGGGATAATTTCTATCGGtccttcgtcgtcactgcCGTCTCCCATAACGTTGAGAAGGTACTCGACCCATCATACTTGCCTACTGATCCACTGGAAAAGTCGTTGTTTGAAGAACAAAACAAGTTCGTATACTCAGCCTTGGAGCATACACTTCAGACGGACATGGGCAAAAATATCGTTCGAGAACATAGTTTTGATTTCAATGCCcaggaagttttccgtaaaGTGGTCAAGCACTATACAGAGTCCGCCTCTGCAAAGATCAGCTCCTCTACCACTCTAGGATACCTGACCACGGCAAAGTATAGCTCATCATGGACTGGCACAGCGGAGGGATTTATCCTACACTGGAAGAATCATTTGCGTATATATAATGATACCGTCCCTACGGGTGAGCAGCTCCCACAACAGCTTTGTCTCAGTCTATTGGAGAATGCTGTCCATGATATACCCGAACTTCGTCAGGTTAAAATCACGGCAACTTTAGACTTAGCAAAAGGTGGCAGCCCTATTAGTTATGACGGTTATCTCAGTCTACTACTTGCATCAGCATCACTCTATGACAATGGCAACAACCTATCTAATGCTCGTGGCAACAAGAACAAACATCATGTTTATTCTACTGACTTAGTCTACCATCCAACTGACTTCGACAATGATCTAGAC GTGCTACAAGCCAATACGCATAGCCATGGTAGCAGCGAAACCGCGGACACTTTCCATGATTGCGCACCGGAGACTGAGTTGTTGGCTCACCTTACTGACCGCGTCAGTCGTATGAACGATGGTGATATTCGTAAAGTCCTTGCAGCATCACGTGACAACGTCTCCCCACAACCAGGAGCGAGACCCAAATCCATGCAATCCAATATGCTACGTTATCAAGTCTCTCGGCATAATGTCAACGGTACCACTGCAGCTCTTGTCGATCGTGGTGCTAATGGCGAACTTGCCGGGGCGGACATCATGGTGCTCAACAAAACAGGACGTTCCGCCAATATAACTGGTATTAATGATCACACATTGTCCGATTTGGATATTGTCACCGCTGCAGGATGTGTTGAATCCCATACCGGTCCTATCATTGTAATTATGCATCAGTATGCGTATCTTGGCACTGGTAAGACTATACACTCCAGTGCGCAACTCGAGCATTTCCATAACAACGTTGAAGACCATTCACGTACAGTTGGTGGAGACCAGCGCATTGTGACCTTAGATGATTATATCATCCCCTTGCACATCCGCCAAGGTCTTCCATATATGGATATGAGGTGCCCAACAGATGCCGAATTTACCTCTCTCCCGCATGTGATATTGACCTCTGATGTCGATTGGGACCCGTCAGTCCTTGACAACGAGATCGATCTGGCCACCGATTGGTACGACACTGTACAGGATTTACCCCAACTACCATATGTCGAACCGCGTTTTGACCACATGGGCAAATATCTCCATCGTCATATTTCGCTTTGTGACACTCGCCACCATGCCGTTGACTGTATCCTTCAATGTCAGCAGCATGAAATTCAGCGTAATGACCATGACTACGAAACCCTCCGTCCTTGTCTTGGTTGGGTATCCGCCGATACCGTTCGTAAGACTATACAGGCCACCACCCAGTATGCACGAGAGGTATACCACGCACCGTTACGCAAGCATTATCAGTCGCGCTTCCCGGCCCTAAATGTCCATCGGCGTAACAAGCCAGTTGCCACCAATACCATTTGGTCAGATACTCCTGCTGTTGATAGTGGTGCCAAATTTGCGCAACTTTTCGTGGGCCGCCGATCCCTTGTCACTGATGTTTATCCCATGaaaaccgaaaaagaattTGTTAACGCTCTCGAAGACCATATTCGGTTTCGCGGCGCTATGGACAAGCTCATCAGCGACCGTGCACAGGTCGAGATTAGTAAAAAGGTCATGGATATCACCCGTGCTTACAACATTGACCAGTGGCAAAGCGAaccacaccaccaacaccaaaaTTTTGCTGAACGTCGCATTGCCACTATCGAGGCtaacaccaacaacattcTCAATCACACCGGTGCCCCTGACTCCACATGGCTTCTTTGTGTCACGTACGTGTGCTATGTATTCAATCATCTCGCCCATGAATCCTTGCACAACCGTACACCCTTAGAAGTCCTTACTGGTTCCACtcctgatatcagtgttcttcttcagttCCATTTTTGGGAACCCGTCTATTATCGACTCGAAGATGCGACATTTCCGTCTGATGGTACTGAACAAACGGGACGTTTCGTAGGCATTGCTGACTCCGTTGGCGATGCTCTTACTTATAAGATCCTCAACGATACTTCTAATAGAATCCTCTATCGTTCCAGCGTGCGCTCTGCAAACCTTCCCGGTGaaaccaacctacgccttacATCACGGGATGGGGAGAATGGCCCTAAACCTATCAACTTTATCAAGTCTCGTCGAACCGAAAATCTAAATTCCTATGATTTAAAGGAGTTGCCTGGTTTCACCCCCGACGACGTTTCTCACTGA
- a CDS encoding predicted protein codes for MSVLQPSIKQEHMQVPISKPEPITIDNQNFRFPFTVNVKYGRETAGWKYRVSTYTATNHCFDPTINSLFESISSLLTVSSSAIMSSQVTSRPLATLESFKRNNDVPRATPVPAPDRDGCRHRHVVRPIPTHPLQGVHPIPSVFGYIVPVESVALQRNSELHQVSHGFSSDKVSALMTGAVFRSNGRTVEIPVQRDVEDARFPGNDAVLRDSLFVERIRDSANPMVAEPTATKDVRSKVFTKTRVPSNANDPYFLTSINLNRTSNMMLRDRHQARAEEILKEQSMGRSRTRSIAIKRTPQQARKREEPDDISEGSNMYDWATWRMYNRIVDHRRKNSVRSYNYYDDSTEASTETQQSYPHFRAMSTMVNAADYEHSFPLDQPEYLLEGEVFDLDL; via the coding sequence ATGTCTGTGCTGCAGCCGAGTATTAAGCAAGAACACATGCAAGTTCCAATCTCAAAACCGGAACCAATCACTATCGATAACCAGAATTTCCGTTTcccattcactgtcaatgtaaAATACGGAAGAGAAACAGCGGGGTGGAAGTATCGAGTCTCGACATACACAGCCACAAATCACTGCTTTGATCCTACAATCAACTCTCTTTTCGAGAGTATATCATCcttgctgactgtgagctcctCTGCAATTATGAGTTCTCAGGTAACAAGCCGCCCTTTAGCTACCCTGGAATCGTTTAAAAGAAATAACGATGTGCCACGCGCTACTCCAGTTCCGGCTCCTGACCGTGACGGCTGCAGGCATCGACATGTAGTCCGGCCGATTCCAACACATCCTTTACAAGGTGTTCACCCGATTCCTTCTGTATTTGGCTATATCGTACCAGTTGAATCAGTTGCGCTGCAAAGGAATTCAGAGTTACATCAAGTTTCTCATGGTTTCTCATCGGACAAGGTTTCCGCGTTGATGACGGGTGCAGTTTTTAGGAGTAACGGACGGACGGTTGAGATTCCTGTTCAACGAGACGTTGAGGATGCTAGATTCCCCGGGAATGACGCGGTTTTAAGAGATTCGTTATTTGTGGAGAGAATTAGAGATTCAGCGAATCCTATGGTCGCGGAGCCCACGGCCACGAAAGACGTCCGTTCCAAAGTCTTCACAAAAACTCGAGTACCGTCGAACGCAAATGACCCTTACTTTTTGACATCCATAAACTTGAACCGAACCTCCAACATGATGCTTCGCGACCGCCACCAAGCTCGAGCCGAAGAGATTCTTAAAGAGCAATCCATGGGGCGCTCCAGGACCCGCTCAATTGCTATCAAGCGTACTCCACAGCAAGCGCGGAAGCGTGAAGAGCCCGACGATATTTCCGAAGGCTCCAATATGTACGACTGGGCCACTTGGCGAATGTATAACCGCATAGTGGACCATCGTCGAAAGAATTCCGTACGATCATATAACTACTACGACGACAGCACTGAAGCATCAACGGAGACGCAACAATCGTATCCTCATTTCCGAGCAATGAGTACAATGGTTAATGCCGCCGATTACGAACattcttttcctttggatCAACCTGAGTACCTACTGGAGGGCGAAGTCTTCGACCTGGACCTCTGA
- a CDS encoding predicted protein, translating into MTSVCNANTVNLRNKADTNSTPAKISSGTTLSYLTSTKDSSSWTGTAEAFILHWKNHLRIYNATVPTTEQVPPQLCLFLLESSVRDVSELRQVNTTANLDLAKGGSPIDYENYLSLLPAAATLYNKGNNLSNSSSPKTKRSAFVAESIFPNNNYGIDYDIDLSLSILYKANNCLALCGYNLSNAHNRRAGDQNQDRQGNVNREQPYILREMWDKLSNDAKAILRGMSSPAEGHALSTATDMGHPSPTDDLLNESNNNKFHNCGNNTELLAHLTDCSSPMANGDICKVLASASSHKKNANNSIQSNMLEYTISRHSIVGTTSSLIDRGANGGLAGIDVKVINKTGHSASITGINDHTLPDLDIVTAAGLVESQNGPIIVLLHQYAHHGKGKLSIVGLAYMDMRPNSDAEFDTIPHIVLTSNVNWDPSIIDNEIDLATDWYDTIQDLPNDPYVEPCFNSTGDYRHRHVANFYIFSSPAMIDRSTAIDIKKTILATTQFAREVYNAPMHKHFKSRFPSLNVHQRNEAVATDTIWLDTPAIDNGAKFAQLFVGCRSLVTDIYPMKTDKEFVNALEDNFCHRGAMDKLISDRAKAEISKKVSDITRAYNIDQWQSEPNHQHQNYAEHWIATVEANANNILNKTGAPNSTWLLCVSYICYLFNHVAHESLHDRTPIEILSGSTPDNSVLLQFHFWEPIYY; encoded by the exons ATGACTTCCGTATGTAACGCGAATACGgtgaatttgcgcaataaggccgacacaaactccacac CTGCGAAAATCAGCTCCGGCACTACTCTCTCATACTTGACTTCTACAAAAGACAGCAGCTCCTGGACCGGCACTGCGGAAGCTTTTATCTTGCATTGGAAAAACCATCTACGCATCTACAATGCTACCGTGCCAACTACGGAACAGGTGCCACCGCAACTCTGCCTCTTTTTACTCGAGTCTTCTGTTCGCGACGTCTCCGAACTACGTCAAGTCAACACTACAGCGAATTTAGATTTAGCTAAAGGGGGGTCTCCCATTGACTATGAAAATTATCTAAGTCTACTTCCCGCTGCAGCAACTTTATACAACAAGgggaacaacctttccaacTCTTCTAGCCCTAAAACCAAGCGTAGTGCCTTTGTTGCCGAAAGCATCTTCCCCAACAATAACTACGGCATTGATTATGACATTGATTTATCTCTGTCCATTCTGTACAAAGCAAAt aattgcttagccttgtgtggctataatttatcaaaTGCTCACAACCGTCGAGCTGGAGATCAAAATCAAGACCGCCAGGGCAATGTCAACCGTGAACAACCGTATATCCTCCGTGAGATGTGGGATAAACTGTCCAATGATGCAAAGGCAATTCTCCGAGGCATGTCCTCTCCCGCGGAAGGTCATGCCTTGTCTACAGCAA CCGACATGGGACACCCCTCCCCAACCGACGACTTGTTGAAtgaaagcaacaacaacaaattcCACAATTGTGGAAACAATACGGAACTACTTGCCCACCTTACTGATTGTTCTAGCCCTATGGCAAACGGTGACATTTGCAAAGTTCTTGCCTCTGCCTCTTCCCACAAGAAAAACGCAAACAACTCCATCCAGTCAAACATGCTTGAGTACACCATTTCACGGCACTCCATTGTGGGAACCACATCTTCTCTCATTGACAGAGGTGCCAATGGCGGACTTGCTGGAATTGATGTTAAGGTTATCAACAAAACAGGCCATTCGGCAAGCATCACTGGTATCAACGACCACACTCTGCCTgatttggacattgtcaccgcTGCTGGCCTTGTTGAATCCCAGAACGGACCTATTATTGTCTTATTACATCAATATGCCCATcacggaaaaggaaaacTATCCATTGTG GGACTTGCATACATGGACATGCGTCCAAATTCCGACGCAGAGTTTGATACAATTCCCCACATTGTACTTACTTCCAATGTCAATTGGGACCCGTCcatcattgacaatgaaattgaCCTTGCCACGGATTGGTATGATACCATCCAGGATCTCCCGAACGACCCATATGTTGAACCTTGTTTCAATTCAACCGGGGACTACCGGCATAGACATGTTGCGAATTTTTACATATTTTCGTCACCTGCAATGATTGACCGTTCCACCGCTATTGACA TCAAGAAAACTATCTTGGCCACTACGCAATTTGCTCGAGAGGTATATAATGCACCCATGCATAAACATTTCAAGTCTCGCTTCCCATCGCTTAATGTTCATCAACGCAACGAAGCTGTGGCTACCGATACCATCTGGTTGGATACGCCTGCCATTGATAATGGAGCAAAATTTGCGCAATTATTCGTTGGATGCCGATCGCTTGTTACCGATATTTATCCCATGAAAACAGACAAGGAATTTGTTAACGCTCTCGAAGACAATTTTTGTCATCGAGGCGCCATGGATAAACTTATCAGCGACCGCGCCAAGGCCGaaatcagcaagaaagtttcCGACATTACTCGTGCCTATAACATtgatcaatggcaaagtgagCCCAACCACCAGCACCAGAATTATGCTGAACATTGGATTGCAACTGTggaagcaaatgcaaataACATTCTAAACAAAACAGGCGCACCCAATTCTACATGGCTATTGTGTGTTTCCTACATTTGTTATTTATTCAATCATGTGGCACATGAGTCCTTGCACGACCGCACCCCAATCGAAATTCTTTCCGGTAGTACCCCTGACAATAGCGTACTccttcaatttcatttctGGGAACCAATCTATTATTGA